In Flammeovirgaceae bacterium 311, one DNA window encodes the following:
- a CDS encoding hypothetical protein (COG4099 Predicted peptidase), with translation MSAYGQGVNKARPLGSTSSPYGFYEYLPVDYNSNSNNYPVLIFLHGLGEKGNGTTQLWEAIEHGPQREVEKGRDFPFIIVSPQTDVWWSVDKVNSFVEWVKNKYRVNSDKVYMTGLSMGGISTFDYVNKYPNQLAAMVPIAGENKRLSNSCNITQVKLWAFHGDADPTISVQKSKDAVKYYNACNPSPLAKLTIYPNVNHNSWTRTYDGSAGHDIYKWMLQYSRGTSKTSNSAPTANAGSDKTITLPTNTLTLSGSASDSDGSIASTSWTKVNGPSASMSGTSTLSLKLSNLVAGTYTFRLTAKDNAGATKSDDVVVTVKAQTTNAAPTASAGSDKSITLPTNSITLYGSASDSDGSIASTTWTKVNGPSASMSGSSTLTLKLSSMLEGTYTFRLTAKDNGGATKSDDVVVTVKPNTTTSDPVTSTNGLNYKYYTTSSGNAWTVLPNFSNLTPVKTGTVSNFSIAPKTQSNYFGFVFEGQVQIDAAGTYTFYSYSDDGSQLFINGNLVVNNNGTHGAQEKSGSVYLASGKHNIKVTYFDYINGETLAVKYAGPGISKQIIPNSKLFKGSSTTTNSAPTANAGSDKSITLPTNSITLYGAASDSDGSIASTTWTKVNGPSASMSGTSTLSLKLSSLVAGTYTFRLTAKDNGGATKSDDVVVTVKSSTSDPVSTTNGLKYKYYTTSSGNPWKVLPNFSNLTPVKTGTVSNFSIAPKTQSNYFGFVFEGQVQIDAAGTYTFYSYSDDGSQLFINGNLVVNNNGTHGAQEKSGSLYLASGKHNIKVTYFDYINGETLAVKYAGPGISKQIIPNSKLFTGSSSSSGATSSTGNDTYSGNAPSSLSAKANSYVTGAGLHWKDNSSNEKGFEIFMSVGNNTSYKQVGSTGSNKTSYGVGITKGNVYYFKIRAKIGTGHSSFSNEVRLSTVSGSTAVVVEADSLDEAESSSLTATTQISAYPNPALDHLNVELGNEFSGKVSLQLVNMAGQVTVSKIVQTEEATSLRLDLNEQQLQPGIYILKVSDGLHQKSLKILKK, from the coding sequence ATGAGTGCGTATGGTCAGGGCGTCAACAAAGCGCGTCCATTAGGCTCTACCAGCTCACCCTATGGCTTCTACGAATATTTGCCTGTGGATTACAATTCAAATTCTAACAATTACCCTGTTCTTATATTTTTACACGGATTGGGCGAAAAGGGTAACGGAACCACACAATTGTGGGAAGCTATTGAACACGGACCACAAAGAGAAGTTGAAAAAGGAAGAGATTTTCCTTTCATCATTGTTTCACCACAGACAGATGTCTGGTGGAGTGTTGATAAAGTAAACTCATTTGTAGAATGGGTAAAAAACAAATATCGGGTTAACTCTGATAAAGTATACATGACAGGCCTTAGCATGGGCGGTATCAGTACCTTCGATTATGTTAATAAATATCCAAACCAGCTCGCAGCCATGGTTCCCATTGCCGGCGAGAACAAAAGACTTTCAAATTCCTGCAACATCACACAGGTTAAACTTTGGGCTTTTCATGGAGATGCAGATCCAACCATCAGCGTTCAGAAATCTAAAGATGCGGTAAAGTATTACAATGCCTGCAACCCAAGCCCTCTTGCCAAGCTTACTATCTATCCAAATGTGAACCACAACTCCTGGACCCGTACCTACGATGGTAGTGCTGGCCATGATATTTACAAATGGATGTTGCAGTATAGCCGTGGAACCAGCAAAACCTCTAATTCTGCTCCTACAGCAAACGCAGGCTCAGACAAAACAATTACACTACCCACCAATACCCTTACCCTTAGCGGCAGCGCTTCTGATTCTGACGGCAGCATAGCTTCTACTAGCTGGACTAAAGTAAATGGTCCTAGTGCCTCCATGAGTGGTACCTCTACCCTTTCGCTGAAACTTAGCAACCTGGTAGCTGGTACGTACACTTTCCGCCTGACAGCTAAAGACAATGCAGGAGCCACCAAGTCTGATGATGTGGTAGTGACCGTGAAAGCACAGACTACCAATGCTGCACCAACCGCAAGTGCAGGCTCAGACAAAAGCATCACCCTGCCTACTAACAGCATTACTCTATATGGCTCTGCTTCTGATTCTGATGGAAGCATCGCCTCTACTACCTGGACCAAGGTTAACGGACCCTCTGCCTCTATGAGTGGTTCTTCTACCCTTACCCTGAAGCTTAGCAGCATGTTGGAAGGCACCTACACTTTCCGCCTTACAGCTAAAGACAATGGGGGAGCCACCAAATCCGACGATGTAGTGGTTACTGTAAAACCAAATACAACCACATCAGATCCTGTTACTTCTACAAATGGCCTGAATTACAAATATTACACTACCAGCAGCGGCAATGCCTGGACGGTGCTGCCCAACTTCTCTAACCTTACACCTGTTAAAACCGGCACAGTTAGTAACTTCAGCATTGCTCCTAAAACACAGAGCAACTACTTTGGCTTTGTTTTCGAAGGTCAGGTGCAGATAGATGCAGCAGGCACTTACACCTTCTACAGCTATTCTGACGATGGCAGCCAGCTGTTCATCAATGGGAACCTGGTGGTGAATAACAATGGCACGCATGGTGCCCAGGAGAAATCAGGTTCTGTGTATCTTGCTTCAGGCAAACACAACATCAAAGTTACCTACTTCGACTACATTAACGGAGAAACCCTGGCTGTGAAATATGCCGGTCCGGGCATCAGCAAGCAGATCATCCCTAACAGCAAGTTATTCAAAGGCAGCAGCACTACCACCAATTCTGCTCCTACAGCAAACGCAGGCTCAGATAAAAGCATCACCCTGCCTACTAACAGCATTACCCTGTATGGTGCTGCCTCTGATTCTGATGGCAGCATTGCCTCCACCACCTGGACCAAGGTTAACGGACCATCTGCTTCTATGAGTGGTACCTCTACCCTTTCGCTGAAACTCAGCAGCCTGGTGGCAGGTACTTACACCTTCCGCCTGACAGCTAAAGACAATGGGGGAGCCACTAAGTCTGACGATGTAGTGGTAACAGTGAAGTCTTCTACTTCAGATCCAGTTTCTACTACCAACGGCCTGAAGTATAAATACTACACCACCAGCAGTGGCAATCCATGGAAAGTACTGCCCAACTTCTCTAACCTTACGCCTGTTAAAACCGGCACAGTTAGTAACTTCAGCATTGCTCCTAAAACACAGAGCAACTACTTTGGCTTTGTTTTCGAAGGTCAGGTGCAGATAGATGCAGCAGGCACTTACACCTTCTACAGCTATTCTGACGATGGCAGCCAGCTGTTCATCAATGGGAACCTGGTGGTGAATAACAATGGCACGCATGGTGCCCAGGAGAAATCAGGTTCTTTGTATCTTGCTTCAGGCAAACACAACATCAAAGTCACCTACTTCGACTACATTAACGGAGAAACCCTGGCTGTGAAATATGCCGGTCCGGGCATCAGCAAGCAGATCATCCCGAACAGCAAACTGTTTACAGGCAGCAGCTCTTCTTCAGGCGCTACATCTTCCACAGGCAATGATACCTACTCTGGCAATGCACCGAGCAGCTTAAGTGCTAAGGCAAACTCATATGTTACTGGTGCAGGACTTCATTGGAAAGACAACAGCAGCAACGAAAAAGGTTTTGAGATCTTTATGAGTGTAGGCAACAACACGAGCTACAAACAAGTAGGCAGCACAGGTTCGAACAAAACCAGCTACGGAGTTGGCATCACCAAAGGAAATGTATATTACTTCAAAATAAGAGCCAAGATTGGCACAGGCCATTCCTCTTTCTCTAATGAAGTACGCTTGAGCACCGTTAGCGGCAGCACAGCAGTGGTTGTAGAAGCAGATTCTCTGGATGAAGCAGAAAGCAGCAGCCTGACAGCGACTACCCAAATTTCAGCTTATCCTAACCCTGCCCTGGATCATCTGAATGTAGAGCTGGGTAATGAGTTTAGCGGTAAAGTTAGCCTGCAACTGGTTAACATGGCCGGACAGGTAACAGTGAGCAAAATAGTGCAGACAGAAGAAGCGACCTCCCTAAGATTAGACCTGAATGAGCAGCAACTTCAGCCAGGTATTTATATCCTAAAGGTGAGTGATGGTCTGCATCAGAAATCGCTGAAGATTTTGAAAAAGTAA
- a CDS encoding family 2 glycosyl transferase (COG1216 Predicted glycosyltransferases), whose amino-acid sequence MKPLVSIVILSYNQLKVSCEFLDSCRALSYDNYEIIMVDNASAEDPTQLIKTNYPYVRFIRNEQNLGFAGGNNIGIAAAKGDYIFIVNNDTEVTPDLLDKLLEPFQKDPAIGVVSPKIKYFSNPTLIQYAGYTAMNPFTGQAVAIGHKQEDQGQHDKSGYTNFAHGAAMMVKKEVIEKVGAMPDIFFLYYEELDWAEQIKRAGFKIYYQAEGEIFHKESVSVGKESPLKAYYHTRNRVLFMRRNTSPFQFTLFSLFLVTCVIPKGLLKYILKRQPIHLKNFIRGLWWNVGYRTAKPGHPSPSMQAALR is encoded by the coding sequence ATGAAACCCTTAGTATCGATCGTTATCCTAAGCTATAATCAGTTAAAAGTAAGTTGTGAATTTCTGGACTCCTGCAGGGCGCTCAGTTATGATAACTATGAAATTATCATGGTAGATAATGCCTCGGCAGAAGATCCTACCCAACTGATCAAAACCAACTACCCATATGTGCGCTTTATCAGAAATGAGCAGAACCTGGGTTTTGCAGGAGGCAACAACATAGGCATAGCAGCTGCAAAAGGTGATTATATTTTCATTGTAAATAACGATACAGAAGTAACGCCAGACCTGCTCGATAAGCTTCTGGAGCCATTTCAGAAAGATCCGGCCATTGGCGTTGTAAGCCCCAAGATTAAATATTTCTCCAATCCTACCCTTATTCAATACGCAGGTTATACTGCCATGAATCCTTTTACAGGCCAGGCAGTTGCCATAGGCCATAAGCAGGAGGACCAGGGGCAGCACGATAAGTCAGGCTATACTAACTTTGCCCATGGAGCCGCCATGATGGTGAAAAAGGAAGTAATTGAAAAAGTAGGTGCCATGCCTGATATTTTCTTCCTATACTATGAGGAGCTGGATTGGGCTGAGCAGATCAAAAGAGCCGGTTTCAAAATCTACTATCAGGCAGAAGGTGAAATATTTCACAAGGAGTCGGTTTCGGTAGGTAAAGAGAGCCCTTTAAAAGCTTACTACCACACCCGCAACAGGGTGTTGTTCATGCGGCGGAATACCAGCCCGTTTCAGTTTACTTTATTTTCCCTGTTTTTAGTGACTTGTGTTATTCCTAAAGGCTTGCTGAAGTACATCCTGAAAAGACAACCGATACATCTTAAAAACTTTATAAGGGGCCTTTGGTGGAATGTTGGCTACAGAACGGCTAAACCAGGGCATCCATCCCCCAGCATGCAAGCCGCTCTCAGATAG
- a CDS encoding family 2 glycosyl transferase (COG1215 Glycosyltransferases, probably involved in cell wall biogenesis), which produces MIVLKILEYSLLAYLLVFGLYIFIPALAGRLRRFPNRFSSQDRFRICIMIPAYKEDGVIFHTAQEALNQSYAKSRYEVVVVADSLHPDTLTKLRTLPIRVIEVSFDKSTKAKALNTAFSQIEEPYDIAVILDADNVMEPDFLRKIAAEFEQGEVAVQGCRTAKNLNTSFAVLDAASERVNNHLFRRGFNAIGLSAPIIGSGMAFDYQLVKEALTSNKAIGGFDKILQLDILRRRRFIKYHPYAFVYDEKVDNADKFQNQRRRWVSSQFKYLRESFVLGFKQLFKGNLDYFNQSVMGNLMLPRILLLGLATISFAVFALFPQISAAGLSVWTACFLLYVFAILLGLGNFLVDSRFLRALATVPRVFFIMFLILFKLKNADSRFIHTPHNHTQIQH; this is translated from the coding sequence ATGATAGTTTTAAAAATACTGGAATACTCCCTGCTTGCTTATCTTCTGGTCTTTGGTCTGTACATTTTTATTCCGGCACTGGCAGGACGCCTGCGCCGCTTCCCAAACCGTTTCTCCAGCCAGGACCGATTTAGAATTTGTATCATGATTCCGGCCTATAAAGAAGATGGTGTGATTTTTCACACCGCACAGGAGGCACTGAATCAGTCATACGCTAAAAGCCGGTATGAAGTGGTGGTTGTTGCAGACTCCCTGCACCCGGATACCCTTACAAAATTACGTACGCTACCCATTCGTGTTATCGAAGTCTCTTTTGACAAGAGCACCAAAGCCAAAGCGCTAAATACAGCTTTCTCCCAAATTGAAGAACCTTACGATATTGCTGTTATTCTGGATGCAGATAACGTGATGGAACCTGACTTTTTGCGCAAGATCGCTGCTGAATTTGAACAGGGCGAAGTAGCCGTTCAGGGATGCCGTACAGCCAAAAACCTCAATACCTCCTTTGCAGTGCTCGATGCAGCCAGCGAGCGGGTAAATAACCATCTTTTCCGCAGAGGTTTCAATGCCATTGGTCTCTCTGCCCCTATTATTGGTTCAGGCATGGCTTTCGATTACCAACTGGTTAAAGAAGCCCTTACCTCCAATAAAGCAATTGGTGGTTTCGATAAAATTTTACAACTGGATATTTTGCGCCGCCGCAGGTTTATCAAATATCATCCGTATGCCTTTGTTTATGATGAAAAGGTTGATAATGCGGATAAATTTCAGAACCAGCGCCGCAGGTGGGTGAGCAGCCAGTTTAAATACCTGCGTGAATCTTTTGTGCTTGGTTTCAAGCAGCTCTTTAAGGGCAACCTCGACTATTTTAACCAGTCAGTAATGGGCAATTTAATGCTCCCGCGTATTCTGCTGCTGGGCCTGGCAACCATTAGCTTTGCAGTGTTTGCCTTATTCCCTCAGATCTCGGCTGCAGGTTTGTCTGTCTGGACTGCATGCTTTCTGCTGTACGTATTTGCTATACTGCTAGGACTTGGTAATTTCCTGGTCGACAGCCGTTTTTTACGGGCATTGGCTACCGTACCACGTGTGTTCTTTATTATGTTCCTGATCTTGTTTAAGCTAAAGAACGCAGACAGCCGCTTTATACACACTCCTCACAACCATACACAAATACAGCATTAA
- a CDS encoding undecaprenyl-phosphate galactose phosphotransferase (COG0745 Response regulators consisting of a CheY-like receiver domain and a winged-helix DNA-binding domain), translated as MRRKLDVPATPVFSNTIICIGQDINSVLVQQLQNEGYRCVLYKDAFKAYVKLLADVYAKSPLPYAILCQEDMQGDEAYTFIANLERCPNLRKVPSILLLDNPSLADKLKAKMAGADDFYAGEVNIEDLCSRLEFLHLTRDERLEENHSTIYFPQLRISAIKRAFDIIVSFTLLLFLSPIFLLLALMIKLESPGPVFYVSKRVGTGYKIFNFYKFRSMRIGADQEINKLLALNQYDSSSGVSFLKFDNDPRVTRFGRFLRNTSLDELPQLINVLIGDMSIVGNRPLPLYEAEKITRDLWSKRFLAPAGITGLWQVTKRGKKEMSAEERIALDMQYADECSLWFDIKIMAQTVPALLQKESV; from the coding sequence ATGCGTAGAAAACTTGATGTACCAGCTACTCCTGTCTTTTCCAATACTATTATATGTATTGGACAGGATATCAATAGCGTTTTGGTTCAGCAACTGCAAAACGAAGGCTACAGATGTGTTCTTTATAAAGACGCTTTCAAAGCCTATGTTAAGCTACTGGCCGATGTTTACGCTAAATCCCCCCTCCCCTATGCGATCCTCTGTCAGGAAGACATGCAGGGCGATGAGGCATATACTTTTATTGCTAACCTGGAAAGATGCCCTAACCTGCGTAAGGTGCCCAGCATACTCCTGCTCGATAATCCCAGCCTTGCCGACAAGCTGAAAGCTAAGATGGCCGGTGCAGATGATTTTTACGCCGGTGAAGTAAATATAGAAGACTTATGTTCCAGACTGGAATTTCTGCACCTTACCCGGGATGAAAGACTGGAAGAGAACCACTCCACCATTTATTTTCCGCAGCTGCGCATTTCAGCAATCAAAAGGGCATTTGATATCATCGTATCTTTTACGCTACTGCTATTCCTTAGCCCTATATTTCTGCTGCTGGCACTGATGATCAAGCTGGAATCTCCCGGCCCGGTGTTCTATGTCTCCAAACGTGTGGGTACCGGCTATAAGATTTTTAACTTTTACAAGTTTCGCTCCATGCGTATTGGTGCTGACCAGGAAATTAATAAACTCCTTGCCTTAAATCAGTATGATTCCAGCTCCGGAGTTTCCTTCCTGAAGTTTGATAATGATCCAAGGGTTACCCGTTTCGGACGTTTTCTGCGTAACACCAGTCTTGACGAACTTCCGCAGCTTATCAATGTGCTGATTGGTGATATGTCTATCGTAGGCAACCGTCCACTGCCACTGTACGAAGCAGAAAAAATTACCCGTGACCTGTGGTCTAAGCGTTTTCTGGCACCTGCCGGCATCACCGGCCTCTGGCAGGTAACCAAAAGAGGTAAAAAAGAAATGTCGGCAGAAGAACGTATTGCACTGGACATGCAGTATGCCGATGAATGTTCCCTTTGGTTTGACATTAAAATAATGGCACAAACCGTGCCCGCGCTGCTACAAAAAGAATCGGTTTAA
- a CDS encoding response regulator with CheY-like receiver, AAA-type ATPase, and DNA-binding domains (COG0784 FOG: CheY-like receiver) — MRKRVLIVEDDYFVRTLLNFLLKEQFEVVTVENGHKGLIWMDKGNLPDLILSDIDMPQLDGFDLLNHLKRSGYYRDIPVIMLTGFDDSATKDRCMTAGAAGCLTKPFNPPDLLKAINLVIDNHKQSVADA; from the coding sequence ATGCGTAAGCGAGTTCTAATTGTTGAGGATGATTATTTTGTGCGTACACTCCTGAATTTTTTGCTTAAGGAGCAATTTGAGGTCGTAACTGTGGAGAATGGACACAAAGGACTTATCTGGATGGATAAAGGCAATTTACCTGACCTCATATTGTCGGATATCGATATGCCCCAATTAGATGGCTTTGACCTTCTTAACCATTTAAAACGCAGTGGTTACTACCGGGATATTCCTGTGATCATGTTAACTGGATTTGATGATAGCGCAACCAAAGACCGGTGCATGACTGCCGGAGCAGCAGGCTGCCTGACAAAACCATTCAATCCGCCTGATTTACTAAAGGCAATTAATCTAGTTATTGACAACCATAAACAGTCTGTGGCAGATGCGTAG
- a CDS encoding quinol:cytochrome c oxidoreductase pentaheme cytochrome subunit (COG2010 Cytochrome c, mono- and diheme variants), with translation MLAGLLCLGSAPVLAQAQAGASQEQAQDAGEEINKAPVETPSAPGAIPESEEAVAAGAALFRNNCQQCHAIREVVVGPALQNVHQRRDVEWLKAFIRNSQKVIQSGDPYAVALYNQYNKTQMPAFNFKDDDLLAILAYIKTESNVAPGNDQGVASPDSENKGLEGGQGAGATPGYITVILVVLGIVLVLVLVVLALVLAVLRRYLTQRSDLDAADKEIIDSRISLKGVVTSRPFLFLLIFIFTAVVFKNVIDGLYSIGVQQGYMPTQPIAFSHKLHAGTYQINCNYCHTGVYKAKSANIPSVNICMNCHNTIKTESPEIQKLYAAQDNNAPIEWVRIHNLPDLAYFNHAQHTSVGGLECQTCHGPIQEMDVVYQYSKLTMGWCINCHRETEVRTEGNEYYDKLVKLHEVSTATGNMTVEDIGGLECSRCHY, from the coding sequence ATGTTGGCTGGCCTACTATGTTTAGGCAGCGCACCAGTTTTAGCTCAGGCACAGGCAGGAGCAAGCCAGGAACAAGCACAGGATGCAGGCGAGGAAATCAACAAAGCACCTGTTGAAACACCCTCGGCACCAGGGGCTATCCCCGAATCTGAGGAGGCTGTTGCTGCAGGTGCAGCCCTGTTCAGAAACAACTGCCAGCAATGCCACGCAATACGCGAAGTAGTGGTAGGACCGGCGCTTCAAAATGTTCATCAGCGCCGGGATGTGGAATGGCTTAAGGCCTTTATCCGCAATTCTCAAAAAGTAATCCAGTCTGGAGATCCTTATGCTGTAGCCTTATATAATCAGTATAATAAGACCCAGATGCCAGCCTTCAACTTTAAGGATGATGATCTGTTGGCAATACTGGCTTATATCAAAACAGAATCAAATGTTGCGCCAGGCAACGATCAGGGAGTTGCTTCTCCTGATTCCGAAAACAAAGGCCTGGAAGGCGGACAGGGAGCAGGTGCAACACCGGGTTATATCACTGTTATATTAGTAGTATTGGGTATTGTACTGGTGCTGGTGCTGGTGGTACTTGCGCTGGTGCTGGCTGTATTACGCCGTTACCTGACCCAACGCTCAGACCTGGATGCTGCCGATAAGGAAATCATCGATAGCCGCATCAGTCTTAAAGGCGTAGTAACCAGCAGGCCTTTCTTATTCCTGCTGATCTTTATTTTTACAGCGGTTGTCTTTAAAAATGTAATCGACGGCTTGTACAGCATAGGTGTACAGCAGGGATACATGCCAACTCAGCCAATTGCCTTCTCGCATAAATTGCACGCCGGCACTTACCAGATTAACTGTAACTACTGCCACACTGGGGTTTATAAGGCTAAATCTGCCAATATTCCATCTGTTAATATCTGTATGAACTGCCACAATACTATCAAGACTGAGTCTCCTGAGATTCAAAAACTGTATGCAGCTCAGGATAATAATGCTCCTATTGAGTGGGTGCGTATTCACAACCTCCCGGATCTGGCATATTTTAACCACGCCCAGCATACCAGTGTGGGTGGCCTTGAGTGCCAGACCTGCCATGGCCCTATACAGGAAATGGATGTGGTGTATCAGTACAGCAAACTTACCATGGGCTGGTGTATTAACTGCCACCGCGAAACAGAGGTAAGAACCGAAGGAAATGAGTATTACGATAAGCTTGTGAAACTACATGAAGTAAGCACAGCTACAGGTAATATGACTGTTGAAGACATTGGCGGTCTTGAATGTTCACGCTGCCACTACTAA